From the Sebastes fasciatus isolate fSebFas1 chromosome 9, fSebFas1.pri, whole genome shotgun sequence genome, the window ATTGAAGGCTCGTAGCCAGTGTGAGCCCAGCACCTCTCTCCCGTTGGCCCTCAGACCTCTCCGGTGACTTCGGGCCCTCAGTCCTATCAGTGCCTGAGCCAGATCAGCCTCATCCCCGTGGCCCCAAACCAACTGGGCCCTCTGCTCCGCATCCTGATCCCCCGCCGCCCTGAATAGTCTTTGGAGCTGCCACAGATTCACGTCGCTGAAAATGTTCGCCGAGCCAgccttcctgctcctcctctcagccAGCCGCCACAGCGAGGAAGGGCCCGCCACCatggaggaaggaggggaggcGGGTCCGGGATCCATCCGGAGAGACACGGGAAAAGGTGGCATACACTGGCTCTGCCTCTGTGGAGGGGTCAGTGAGAGTTTCAACTCATTAGGATGTGTTTGCAAAGTGAAAGATGcttaaataaaacaacatataaGCACAGACTGCGTCACAAcacctatatatatacatacagctGCCACAACTGAAACCAGTCAGCTGAGAGTCTTCTGCTCTGATTCTTTAATCCTGCTTTAGGAAGGGAGTGACGGGCGGTGCTGTAAAGCCCATTAGACTGCAGATGGCtactttatctgtctttactcACATATGGCTTCACGTGGGACACTAACAGAGGAGGTATTAGCTGAGTGACCAACCGCATGCCTGCATGTGTCAGCTTTCTTTCAgcttgacaaaataatcttaagTAAAAGGTCCACTTACTCAAACTCTCTCCAGAGCTTTCAACAGCAGAATATGGAGTTTACGCAGGTTGATGACGACCAGGAGTTGACATCATTTTGTCAAACTTACTATTTACTAAGTCAGGAGTGAAGTTTCACATTCTCTTTTAGTTAAGGTTCATTCTCCAGGTTTCAAATCTCTTACTTTCCTCATTACATATTTACTATTTAGTCCTGTATATTTCATGTTTCTCCAATATAGCCTAGGTCTACCCAGGAATAGAAAGGAAAACAATACACTAACAACTGCTGGGTGTATTTGTATAAGTATATATTTATGGGTGTGATAGGGGGTAATGTGTGTATGTAAGCAGAAAAGgtatatatcatttattttactttactctGTAGTTGTATTGGATGGATGTATTGTTTTTAATGTAGCCTATGTGATGGTACTGGGTAGTTATCTGTGACTTGTATTGCTATCTTTGTCTTCCTGGAAAGAGGACCACAATCGAAataaagttatcctttaacttTCTTGTATCATCCTCgacatttttaatgaatatttgTCACAGTGTATGAactgtttttataaataaacagatcattcactgtatatatatatatatatattgatttgTCAAATGAATCAAATAACTCCAGAACTAAACCTATACTAAACAGTAAGTGGGTTATTTGAGGACACGCTTGTTATTTTCCCCatatattatcatcattataggATGCAGCTGTACACTAACTAAACtaacacacatccacagacctATTTATTTTAAGTAGCCTTGGTTAACATTAACTAAACATTTGCCTAACtaaacatttgcataacaaACGCACTGGTGTACACAGATTTCTTGCAAAACTAAGAATATGAATAGTCTCTGAAAAAAGGAAGTATGAAATcacctttaaaatatatatatatattaaataggCCTATTCATACTACAATATCAAATAGGATGCAGTGACTGAACAACttagtgtactgtatgtatgctgTGTTTCAGACGGCTGCTGTGGGTAAAAGGCAGTAAACAGGAATCCCATGAGAGTCATGTGAAAACAGAAAGGACTTGTGCTTACCCTGTGATTAAATGGGATATTCTGTGCGCTTTGCTCCTACGACATGTccctctgctccgctgctcctcTCCAATGAAAGCTTCCACAATGGCTGAACTGCAGAGGGACAGCCTGTTTGTGTCCAGCTTCACCTGCAACCAATTTCTGTCCTTGAGCTGACCGTCACTCATAAATCAATGTCATCATACGACCAATGAGGGCGTAGAGGTCCTCTGGTCCCTCCTACCGGGGCTGGGAAGCAGCTTTATTTCAACCAATCAGGTTGATGTGGGTGAGAATGGGAGGTGAGACAGGCTCCTCCTCATGGCCACGTAGGGCTGTGTGCTCAAACCCATTGACGTCAATGAGCCAGGCTGGCACGAGCACCGTTTGTCAATAATGCGGGAGGGAAGTAACATGTGAGCATCCTGCACAGAAACACGCACAAACAGGATGACGAGGGCTCCTAAACATCACTCTGTCTGCGTTATGTTAGCCTACACTTACAGTATCTTAACAGAAATatgat encodes:
- the LOC141773792 gene encoding arginine vasopressin-induced protein 1-like — translated: MPPFPVSLRMDPGPASPPSSMVAGPSSLWRLAERRSRKAGSANIFSDVNLWQLQRLFRAAGDQDAEQRAQLVWGHGDEADLAQALIGLRARSHRRGLRANGREVLGSHWLRAFNHLRIGENSPSSQVKDPVEESDSEAGGHTSPEPRRRTSIGTTGRATGATVVLAESQGPAGTSERPVRTSSGLRRGGGNNPERYLHRILH